CTGCAGGAAATAGAGCGCAGCTCCTTGTCCTCCGTTCTTCCACACCCAGGAGCTCCTGTGGCTCTGGGAGACTCGGGGACGGGGAGAGGCGGGGGCGCTTCGTGCAGGTTCCCCGTGACAGGGGGAAAAGCAACGGAGTCCAAATCACGGTCCTTAGTTGGGAAGCCTAGAGGGCCACCGGGAGGATGGGTAGGTTGGCCGGTGAGGGAAGGTGCAGAGGCGGAAAGGGCACCAGATGTCCATTCCTGTGTCACGCAACACGGAATGGGCCTGGGCCCCAGGCAGGGTTCTCCCTGTCTCCTGGGGAAAACCAGGGGGCACGGCCTGACCTTTGTCTGTTCTGCAGGCAGCAAGACCCGCAGAGGAAGGCTCTCCTCCGGATATTTTCCGGGAAACCTCCAGAGAGGCCGCTGCCAAATCGGAGAGGATCCACGGAATCTTGTGATGATCTGAGGGTGAGTGTCACCCCGGGCCCCTGGTCTTTTTCCCCTCTAGGTCACACGGGTTGATTTCCTTTCAGCTTCCCGTCTGCGGGAGGGAATCGGGGAAGccctctttcttgccttcttggGGTCAGGGACTCCACCATCCTTCCAGGTCAGTTTGATTCCAGGTGAAGGCATCTGAGGATGCCTTATTTCCCGTTGCTTTCTTTCTGTCCAATTACGGCAAGCCTGCCCACAACATGTTCCTAGCGGCGTGAGGAAATTCGTCCCTCAGAGGCCCCAAACACGGAGAAGGCTAAACCCAGGAACATGCAGGTTTTCAGAGAACACCTCCTGGGAACCCTTGAGCCACCAACCTGCCTTCAGAAGGGCATTAGTCCCTTCCACTTCAAGGAAGGCTGAGTGGAGGCACTCTGATCCAGTTAATGCCCAAGACATTGTTCTTTTGAACAATGGTGTGCTCGGATCAGCTCCACGTAGCTCGAGAGCGCATCTTTCGTGTGTCTTGTCCTGATCAGCACTCAGGACAAGTGGGGGGTCTGTCCCTACTTCCAAGGACCGCCTGTCGATTCTGTATTGAGAATTTCATGGCGCGTGCCCCTTGTCTTTGGACGTGGCTGATTTTCGTGTCGGCTCCCTGCTGAGGAACTTGTAACGTGTgtggtttcctttctttcaggTTGCAAGCAGGCCAGTGCCGCTCCACACAACCAGTAAGAGGCCACGCGTGGACCCTGTCCTCACTGATGGCTCAGCTACCGAGATGTCTGACAGGGGCTCCGTCTTGGCTTCACGGTCTCCCCTCAGAAAAGCCAGTGTGAGCTCCGCCCCTGGTCTTGGACCAAAGGAACGACACACAGGGGCTGCGGCCGACATCCCTCAGCCTGCAGTCGGGCGCCAGGGCCCGGGGCCTCTCCTCGTGGTGAAGCCGACACACAGCAGCCCGGAGGGTGGCTGCCGAGAAGTTCCCCAGGCTGCCTCCCAAACCCGCGGCCTGCTCCAGGCCATCAGCCCCCGGGCACAAGACAGACGTCCCGCGCTGACCTCACAGCCCTGCCCACCAGCCGCCACACGCAGCTTGGGCCTAGGCTCCAATCTCAGCTTCAGGCCAGGAGCCAAGAGACCTGCCCAGGCTCCGATTCAGGCTTGCCTGAACTTCCCCAAGATACCGAGACTGGGTCCCTTCCAGATCCCCGAAGACGCCATCCAGGGAGGTGAGCTGGGGGCCCCGGACACTCTCCAACCTCCGCCGGCCGCAACCGAACTTGGACCGAGTACGTCGCCCCAGATGGGCAGGGGGACGCCCGCCCAGGTGCCCAGCATCGACCGGCAGCCTCCGCACAGCAGACCTTGCCTGCCTACTGCCCAGGCCTGCACCATGTCCCGTCACCCAGCGGCCAGCCATGACGGGAcccagcctctcagagtgctctTCCGGAGACTGGACAATGGATGGTGGAGCTCCAGCCTCCTGACAGCTCCCTCATTTCCCTCTCCTGAGAAGCCGGGAGCCTTCCTCGCTCAGAGCCCTCACGTCTCAGAGGAGTCTCAGGGTCCCGGTGTTCGTGTCCCACCGAGTGTCCTCTATGAGGACCTTCAGGTTTCCTCCTCCTCAGAGGACAGCGATTCTGAGCTGGAGTGAGACTGCAGGTGGCAGGGGCTCCTTGGCCTCCAGCTCCCGTGACTTGGAGGGGACTGTGGGACTGAGGAGCGCAGAGCAGCGAGCAGACTCTGTGCGGTGACTCCGAAGCTCCCCGGCTGTGGCGCTTCTGCGGATGTGGGAGCCCAGGCCAGGCAGGGAGCCGATGCAGGGACTCTGCCTCATTGAATTCTGGTGAGGGACATTGTAGTTCGCATGGCTCTCCGGAAACGCGCCAGGAAAAGCTTCCGTGCCAGTGATTGCTTGCCTGAGAAACTGGGCGACGCGCAGGAGTCAGACTTCCGCTGGGACGTCCATGGGAAACTGGGGAATGACTGTGCATTTGCTCCCTAGAAGACTGAATAAGGGAAAAGTTCGGGAGCCCTGAGAGGTGCACCCCTTCCGCTGTGCCCCGCCCCCGAGAGCAGTGCTTGGGACGCTGGGAAGCGTGGTCTCGGGGTCTTTCCTCAGCCTCGAAAACTGGGCTCTGGCACGCCTTTGTAAATATGTGTGTTTAATGTGCTTGAAGTGAACAAAATTCTCAAAAAGATGACATATTGTCTTTTGACTCTCATTCCGTGTTTGTGTTTAACTGATTTTCCAAGGGCTTGAAACCTTCTTGACTTGCTAGCAATCCAAATCGTTATGTCTCCGAAACAGAGTTGACTGAGGGGACCGCAGGGCTGGGCAGGACCTTTGACTTCTTCTACATCCACAGGAGCAAGCAAACCTCAGCCCCACTCTACCCACACGCACCTAGTAAAATGCCGCCAGCTGAGGCTCACGCACGCTAACACGTCGGGAGGCTTGCTTGCACCACGGGTCCCCATTTGGCTCAAACGCCGACGCCAGGTGCGTGGTTCCAATTGCGACGGCCCCCATGAAGTGGCTTCCGGATGTGCGTAGGCACCGGGCACACTTTCTTTCGCCAAATAGACCCCAGCAAAGCCGAAGTTAACTCCCAGATTCGGGATGTACTTCAGAGGTGAGACGTTCATCCCGTCTTCTTTCCGGAAGTCTGCCACCGGGCCTTTCCATGGTCCTCCCCGCGATCCCGAGAGTAGCTGAGCTAGAGACTCACTGAACGATCTAGGCCGGGCTATCCCACCATGCACAGGCTATCTCCATTCTCTGACCTGGGAACAACTCTGACCAGGATTCCACATCTAGGAGCCCTCGGAACTGAGCGGGATTCCCTGCGGCACACCAAACGGCTGCTCCCTTTCCGCCGCTGTTGAGGGTCGTCTTCTGGATTGTCCAGATCACCTAGAAAGTATCGGTATCCAGAATCAATGAGATCAACTCTCTGCTCCTCTGACGGCAGAACGAGCAGGAGCACGATGAACCAAAGAGCGTGAAAGGAAACGATGTGACCGGAAAGCTCAGAGAACGGCCTACAGGGGGTCGTAAGCTGGGGTTCCAACCTGAATCACGAATAATTAATGAAGCGCAAGTCAAAGGGGACTCGAGTTTCAGCAGGTGCAATTCATCGAACCGGAGGTCGCCGGGGGGCCAACAAGGTTGAGAAACTGGGAGTCGGGTGCAGTGTCGAGGGGGGCGCGACTGGTTCCAGAGCTCAACCAGACCATGGGGTCACTTGGGCTACAGGAGAAGATGCCCCAGTGTGCCGGTTCAGCATTCCGACTCCTGCCTGTCTCTTCCCGTCCAAGGAACCTGGAGCCTAACCCGTGCAGGTGCAGATGACCAAGGACAGAATTAGGGGACGTGGCAGCAAAGGTCACCGACATGGGAGTTCCAAAGAAGGTCCGCTGGATCTTCGCAAATCCAGAGAAATGGCAATGGGACCCAGGGAATTAGAGCCTCACAGGCGTCCGGGAGACTTTTCAGGCATAATGCCTGGAGTCGCAAGACGAGCTGAAAAGGGAGCCAGGCGCTGAAGGACAATGCGCTCTTGGCTTCCTTCATCTGTGTTTCCCAGTGCAGTCCAATTCACATGGTATAATTAATGTATTTAGTTTCCGTCTGCTTCTTGTAGTTGAAAACTtgtgatgttatttatttttgtttggagatTTTCAATTTGAAAAATAGATATTCTGAAGATCGAGGTTTTCCATGATTGTATCTCAAGGTGAGTCTACTTGATGCAAGTAAAGCATACTTTGACATATAATGCATATATTCGTactatattttgtgtttattaccacatttttaaaaatcacttcatGAAAAATGTGAGAGTTAGATACAACAATGTGAAATTTCTCATCACCTGTCCATAAACACTGTAAAATGCATTCTAGGATGCAAAATTCCCAGCCACTTCTCTTTGGAACTTTCTGTGGAGTCGGGTAGCATCCTGAGATTTTCAGATGGCACAAGTGTGGTACGAGGTGGTCCTTGGCTTCCTGCTGAAGTTGGAATCCGGCAGATTGCTTAGGGTTGGTTTCAGCTTGTCCCTTCTTTCATGGTCATCACTAACCTTTCCTGGGCCCCCATGGGGACTGAGAACTTATCTAGGATCACAGGCCGGCCTGGGAAGGGGCCCTTGAGCCTTTGTGCTGTCCATGATGGTTCCATGCCCCTGATCTGTTGGGACACATTCTGCAGAGGGATAGGCTGGCATGAGCTGTCCCTGTCTTTCTGAAAACCACAGAGATTTCTCGTGTCTGAAGCCACATAGAAATATCTATGGAGTCTCAGTTAGTCCTGGGACGCCATTCACAGTCTCCTGTTCTTCCACTTAATGGCAGCAAGAGTGATTCCTGTGTTTCCTAATTGACTTCGAAATAATTTTGGTGATTTTGTTGTGTCAAAGAGCACTCCTCTTTCTGTGGCATGCAGTTCACCTGTAAGGTTTTTTGGGATTTTGTGGAAACTCTTGCATTTTTCCATAGCCTCACTTCATCCTGGATGCTCTCAGGCATGCACAAGCTGGTTCCCGCCTTGGTGGCATCTTggaacattttgggaggcccctTAGGTCCAGGAGGCACTAGGAGGTCCATCAGGAATTGAGAGGGCATGCCTCTGCCCATCTATAGCTGCAACTTCTATTCACCTTCAGAATGCAGATTCTCCCTGAACTAATAAATTATCTTCATCTTGGTGTAAGTAGCAACAATATAATAATTCATATTAACTCtattaataaaaacaactgaatatcaacaatgaagataataataacaatgttaattattataatattgatagtaaaaataaaacaaaagcattaGAGATTAGAGATTCCCCTAAGTGAAGGACAATGTACAGACATAGGGACACATGAGTTGTTTGGACTCAGAGTTAAATTAATCGTGTTCCTCAAAGGCAAAGGACAAGCAGCATAAGGAAAACACAAAGTTCATGGATGACCACATGGGCTACCTTGGAACTCATGTGGAAATACTGCAGGCAAATTGTACCTGGTATGCGGACTGCCCCACAGCCAGCCCCAACCCACCTTCATGAGGTAGGACAGCAGGATAATTGGGAAGGGGTCCATGCAAGGGAAGCAAGGCTCGTGTCACACCTGATTCAAAGAAGCACTGCTTCTGACAGATGTTTATCTCCTAACACTGTGTCACCTCTAACTGCCTGGCTGCATGTCTGCCACCTGTTCTTCTTAGGTCACAGGAGGGACAGACATTGCCGTCCACATATCTGCATACAGAGCCATTGGAGGCCATACCCTTGTTGCGTCCTCTTTGGAAAGGGGCAACATACATGGCAGATGCCATTCTCCGTCTCTTTGGAAAACTTTGTCAGCACATTTAAGGTTTTCTTCAGCTGCAGAAAACCACCTGCTTCAAAGTCTCATCCTCCACAAGTGGCAAGCACACAATTATTAATGGAGGCAAGGGGTGCATAGGCTTTGCCACATGATTCAGTTGGGACAAATAGGGGAGTCCTTCTTAGCTCTACAGCTCTGTCCGTGCGGCCAGCAGACAATGTCAGGCTGCATTGCCATTAGACTTGTCCCTTTGCACATAAGGCTTCCCTCCAATCCTTTCCACAGATGTGGATCCTGACATCACTTCCTAATAAACATCCTGCACACTAAACTTCGTCTATATCCAGTTCCCTGGGAACTAAACCTGTGACCAAAATGAAAAGTTTCTAGGGAAGACAGGGTTTCCTTATCAGACAGGAATCAAATTCTGCTGAGCTAGAAAATAAGGTAAAGTCTGATGCcatctcatgattttttttattaggaTATTACCACTGCCAGCAAGAAGTATGTGCATCAATTCGTGGGGACAAACATCATATTGGAGTGGGATGAGGTTGTTGTGAGGTGAGGAGAAATGCTGATGAATGGACTTTACCCTCAACTTGGATTCAGGAGAGGACATAAAAACAGCTGGAAATAAAAGGtgtctgaaaacatttttctggtttttcaaaaattcaaatttcaggttGGGGAACACTGTATGTTTAAATTCTAAAAGGATGTAGCAtactgagaagaaataaatatagataaagtGTCCATTTTATGAATAATACAATTT
This is a stretch of genomic DNA from Nomascus leucogenys isolate Asia unplaced genomic scaffold, Asia_NLE_v1 Super-Scaffold_518, whole genome shotgun sequence. It encodes these proteins:
- the LOC100596040 gene encoding putative protein FAM90A26 translates to MLARRAPKTGANRLGRAQTLQKQRRAPVGPRAPPPDEEDPRLKCKNCGAFGHTARSTRCPMKCWKAALVPQTFEKKEGKENLKPWKPPVEANPGPLNKDKGEKEERPRQQDPQRKALLRIFSGKPPERPLPNRRGSTESCDDLRVASRPVPLHTTSKRPRVDPVLTDGSATEMSDRGSVLASRSPLRKASVSSAPGLGPKERHTGAAADIPQPAVGRQGPGPLLVVKPTHSSPEGGCREVPQAASQTRGLLQAISPRAQDRRPALTSQPCPPAATRSLGLGSNLSFRPGAKRPAQAPIQACLNFPKIPRLGPFQIPEDAIQGGELGAPDTLQPPPAATELGPSTSPQMGRGTPAQVPSIDRQPPHSRPCLPTAQACTMSRHPAASHDGTQPLRVLFRRLDNGWWSSSLLTAPSFPSPEKPGAFLAQSPHVSEESQGPGVRVPPSVLYEDLQVSSSSEDSDSELE